In a single window of the Nicotiana tomentosiformis chromosome 8, ASM39032v3, whole genome shotgun sequence genome:
- the LOC104107387 gene encoding NADP-dependent malic enzyme-like, with translation MESALKEQRGGESVLDLSPRATPAGGVEDVYGEDCATEDQLITPWTIAVSSGYNLLRDPRYNKGLAFTERERDAHYLRGLLPPVISTQELQEKKIMQSLRQYDVPLHKYVAMMELEERNERLFYKLLIDNVEELLPIVYTPTVGEACQKYGSIFKRPQGLYISLKEKGRILEVLKNWPERSIQVIVVTDGERILGLGDLGCQGMGIPVGKLALYTALGGVRPSACLPITIDVGTNNEQLLKDEFYIGLRQKRATGQEYYDFLHEFMSAVKQNYGEKILVQFEDFANHNAFELLAKYGTTHLVFNDDIQGTASVVLAGLIASLKLLGGSLADHTFLFLGAGEAGTGIAELIALEISKKTKYPVEETRKKIWLVDSKGLIVSGRKETLQSFKKPWAHEHEPVNNLLDAVKAIKPTVLIGTSGVGRTFTKEVIEAMASTNERPLIMALSNPTSQAECTAEEAYTWSEGRVVFASGSPFPSFEYNGKLNIPGQANNCYIFPGFGFGLVMSGTIRVHDDMLLAASEALAAQVTEEHFAKGMIYPPFADIRKISAHIAASVATKAYELGVATRLPRPANLVKYAESCMYTPNYRSYR, from the exons ATGGAGAGCGCGTTGAAGGAGCAGAGAGGAGGAGAATCGGTGCTTGACCTGTCACCGAGAGCAACACCGGCGGGTGGTGTCGAGGATGTCTACGGTGAGGATTGCGCCACCGAGGACCAGCTTATCACTCCCTGGACTATCGCCGTTTCTAG TGGCTACAACTTGTTGAGGGACCCACGTTACAACAAAGGGCTTGCCTTCACTGAGAGAGAAAGAGATGCTCATTACTTGCGAGGCCTTCTGCCTCCTGTGATTTCCACACAGGAGCTTCAG GAGAAAAAAATTATGCAGTCTCTTCGCCAGTATGATGTCCCTCTGCACAAATATGTCGCCATGATGGAATTAGAG GAAAGAAATGAAAGGTTGTTTTACAAGCTTCTTATCGATAATGTAGAAGAGTTACTTCCAATTGTCTACACTCCAACTGTTGGTGAGGCGTGCCAAAAGTATGGAAGCATCTTTAAGCGTCCTCAGGGTTTATACATCAGCTTGAAAGAAAA GGGAAGGATCCTTGAGGTATTGAAGAACTGGCCTGAAAGATCAATACAGGTTATTGTTGTGACTGATGGAGAAAGAATTTTGGGACTTGGGGACCTCGGCTGCCAG GGAATGGGGATACCAGTTGGGAAGTTGGCTCTGTATACTGCACTTGGAGGAGTCAGACCTTCTGCG TGCTTGCCAATAACCATTGACGTTGGGACAAATAATGAGCAGTTACTGAAAGATGAATTCTACATTGGTCTCAGACAAAAGAGAGCAACTGGGCAG GAATACTATGACTTCCTACATGAGTTCATGTCAGCTGTAAAGCAAAATTATGGTGAAAAAATTCTCGTACAG TTTGAAGATTTTGCAAACCACAATGCTTTTGAGCTGTTGGCTAAATATGGTACCACTCATTTGGTCTTCAATGATGATATACAG GGGACAGCTTCTGTGGTGCTAGCGGGGCTTATTGCGTCCCTTAAGCTTCTTGGAGGCTCATTAGCTGATCATACATTCTTGTTCCTCGGAGCAGGAGAA GCTGGGACTGGTATTGCAGAACTCATAGcacttgaaatttcaaagaag ACAAAATATCCCGTGGAGGAGACACGAAAAAAGATCTGGCTTGTGGATTCAAAG GGTCTTATTGTTAGTGGTCGCAAGGAAACACTTCAATCCTTCAAGAAGCCTTGGGCTCATGAACACGAACCTGTTAACAATCTCCTAGATGCTGTTAAG GCCATTAAGCCAACCGTCTTAATTGGGACATCTGGAGTTGGAAGAACATTTACAAAGGAAGTTATTGAAGCCATGGCCTCCACAAATGAG AGACCTCTTATTATGGCTCTCTCAAACCCAACCTCACAAGCTGAATGTACAGCTGAAGAAGCTTATACTTGGAGTGAG GGTCGCGTTGTTTTTGCCAGTGGAAGTCCATTCCCTTCTTTTGAATACAATGGCAAACTCAACATTCCTGGCCAG GCAAACAACTGTTACATATTCCCTGGATTTGGTTTTGGGTTGGTCATGTCTGGTACAATCCGCGTGCATGATGACATGCTTTTAGCAGCTT CGGAAGCTTTGGCTGCTCAAGTAACTGAGGAACATTTTGCCAAGGGAATGATATACCCTCCTTTTGCTGATATCAGAAAGATCTCAGCTCACATAGCTGCTAGTGTTGCTACTAAAGCGTATGAACTTG GTGTGGCAACACGTCTCCCTCGACCTGCAAATTTGGTGAAGTATGCTGAGAGTTGCATGTATACTCCTAATTACCGAAGCTACAGGTGA